The Montipora capricornis isolate CH-2021 chromosome 3, ASM3666992v2, whole genome shotgun sequence genome window below encodes:
- the LOC138042669 gene encoding UDP-glucuronosyltransferase 2C1-like isoform X1: MVLIFGLVAFSLIATMNSVLSARIAGFCSMSSGSHYLMTKTVLEELASRGHEVLMVVSSDYGHSRSNETIPHRIHQVPFKYGFIEEFVVKAGMEKKMWQLMTTFGAYLQTTCECLLNSKELLEDLRNFDLFVYEGWGFCVGLVAELYQIPRVVIIPGVPRPGVFLMIPSPVSYVPMGMTGFTDKMSFVQRVANLGAYVAFQLMFNFVFVAPISSLKAKYNIAPEKSTPEALSNDELVIMSSDVALEYPQPLLPGQIMAGPITIKKPKPLPAELESYINGSESEGFIIVSFGSYVETVMTKDKIDIMAAAFGKLKQKVLWKLKNYTPPSLSPNIRPMDWLPQNDLLAHKKIRAFVTHVGHSSFYESAYHGVPLVAIPLFADQFENAKRAEDFGLGLALDFESLDSAQLLGTIEQVVNKPRFKKAAVRIAKIMKDKPRTPLETTADWIEYVLRHGGAQHLRAQVFNIHWYQYYLIDVIAFLVSVVTLVVMAIWKTCRCFCRLCCKRNGTKSKNE, encoded by the exons ATGGTCTTGATTTTTGGCCTCGTGGCCTTCTCATTAATAGCAACAATGAACTCCGTTTTGTCGGCCAGGATTGCAGGTTTTTGCTCCATGTCCTCAGGATCGCATTATTTGATGACGAAAACTGTTCTGGAAGAGTTAGCCTCTCGAGGACATGAG GTTCTGATGGTGGTATCCTCAGATTATGGTCATTCAAGATCAAATGAGACTATACCCCACAGAATACATCAAGTACCATTTAAGTATGGTTTTATAGAAGAGTTTGTTGTAAAGGCTGGAATGGAAAAAAAGATGTGGCAGTTGATGACAACCTTTGGTGCTTATCTGCAAACCACTTGTGAATGCTTGTTAAATAGTAAAGAACTTCTTGAAGACTTGAGAAACTTTGATTTGTTTGTATATGAGGGATGGGGCTTTTGTGTTGGTCTGGTTGCGGAACTATATCAAATTCCAAGAGTGGTGATAATTCCAGGTGTACCACGCCCTGGAGTGTTTCTCATGATACCATCACCTGTATCGTATGTGCCGATGGGTATGACTGGGTTTACAGATAAAATGTCATTTGTGCAGCGTGTTGCAAATCTTGGAGCTTATGTTGCATTTCAGTTGATgtttaactttgtttttgttgcgccAATATCATCtctcaaagcaaaatacaacaTTGCTCCTGAGAAAAGCACCCCAGAGGCCTTAAGCAATGATGAACTTGTAATCATGTCTTCGGATGTTGCATTAGAGTATCCTCAACCACTTCTTCCAG GTCAAATAATGGCAGGTCCCATCACTATCAAGAAGCCCAAGCCCCTCCCAGCTGAATTAGAAAGTTATATCAATGGCAGTGAAAGTGAAGGATTCATCATTGTCTCATTTGGATCTTATGTGGAGACTGTCATGACTAAAGACAAGATTGATATCATGGCAGCAGCCTTTGGAAAGTTAAAACAGAAAGTTCTTTGGAAGCTCAAAA ATTATACTCCGCCTTCACTGAGTCCAAATATCAGGCCCATGGATTGGTTACCCCAGAATGATCTGTTGGCCCATAAAAAAATCAGGGCTTTTGTCACCCATGTAGGACACAGCAGTTTCTATGAATCTGCCTATCATGGTGTCCCTTTGGTGGCCATTCCTTTGTTTGCAGACCAGTTTGAAAACGCAAAGAGAGCAGAAGATTTTGGATTGGGTCTTGCACTCGATTTTGAAAGTTTGGATTCTGCACAGCTGTTGGGGACAATTGAACAAGTTGTGAATAAACCAAg GTTCAAGAAAGCAGCCGTTCGCATTGCCAAGATTATGAAAGACAAACCGCGCACACCATTAGAGACAACAGCAGACTGGATAGAATATGTACTGAGACATGGTGGAGCCCAGCATCTCAGAGCTCAAGTGTTTAACATCCATTGGTATCAATACTACTTAATTGACGTCATAGCTTTCCTTGTTTCTGTGGTTACCTTGGTTGTCATGGCGATATGGAAGACATGTAGATGCTTTTGTCGCCTGTGTTGTAAAAGGAATGGGACGAAATCGAAGAATGAGTGA
- the LOC138042669 gene encoding UDP-glucuronosyltransferase 2C1-like isoform X2 produces MVVSSDYGHSRSNETIPHRIHQVPFKYGFIEEFVVKAGMEKKMWQLMTTFGAYLQTTCECLLNSKELLEDLRNFDLFVYEGWGFCVGLVAELYQIPRVVIIPGVPRPGVFLMIPSPVSYVPMGMTGFTDKMSFVQRVANLGAYVAFQLMFNFVFVAPISSLKAKYNIAPEKSTPEALSNDELVIMSSDVALEYPQPLLPGQIMAGPITIKKPKPLPAELESYINGSESEGFIIVSFGSYVETVMTKDKIDIMAAAFGKLKQKVLWKLKNYTPPSLSPNIRPMDWLPQNDLLAHKKIRAFVTHVGHSSFYESAYHGVPLVAIPLFADQFENAKRAEDFGLGLALDFESLDSAQLLGTIEQVVNKPRFKKAAVRIAKIMKDKPRTPLETTADWIEYVLRHGGAQHLRAQVFNIHWYQYYLIDVIAFLVSVVTLVVMAIWKTCRCFCRLCCKRNGTKSKNE; encoded by the exons ATGGTGGTATCCTCAGATTATGGTCATTCAAGATCAAATGAGACTATACCCCACAGAATACATCAAGTACCATTTAAGTATGGTTTTATAGAAGAGTTTGTTGTAAAGGCTGGAATGGAAAAAAAGATGTGGCAGTTGATGACAACCTTTGGTGCTTATCTGCAAACCACTTGTGAATGCTTGTTAAATAGTAAAGAACTTCTTGAAGACTTGAGAAACTTTGATTTGTTTGTATATGAGGGATGGGGCTTTTGTGTTGGTCTGGTTGCGGAACTATATCAAATTCCAAGAGTGGTGATAATTCCAGGTGTACCACGCCCTGGAGTGTTTCTCATGATACCATCACCTGTATCGTATGTGCCGATGGGTATGACTGGGTTTACAGATAAAATGTCATTTGTGCAGCGTGTTGCAAATCTTGGAGCTTATGTTGCATTTCAGTTGATgtttaactttgtttttgttgcgccAATATCATCtctcaaagcaaaatacaacaTTGCTCCTGAGAAAAGCACCCCAGAGGCCTTAAGCAATGATGAACTTGTAATCATGTCTTCGGATGTTGCATTAGAGTATCCTCAACCACTTCTTCCAG GTCAAATAATGGCAGGTCCCATCACTATCAAGAAGCCCAAGCCCCTCCCAGCTGAATTAGAAAGTTATATCAATGGCAGTGAAAGTGAAGGATTCATCATTGTCTCATTTGGATCTTATGTGGAGACTGTCATGACTAAAGACAAGATTGATATCATGGCAGCAGCCTTTGGAAAGTTAAAACAGAAAGTTCTTTGGAAGCTCAAAA ATTATACTCCGCCTTCACTGAGTCCAAATATCAGGCCCATGGATTGGTTACCCCAGAATGATCTGTTGGCCCATAAAAAAATCAGGGCTTTTGTCACCCATGTAGGACACAGCAGTTTCTATGAATCTGCCTATCATGGTGTCCCTTTGGTGGCCATTCCTTTGTTTGCAGACCAGTTTGAAAACGCAAAGAGAGCAGAAGATTTTGGATTGGGTCTTGCACTCGATTTTGAAAGTTTGGATTCTGCACAGCTGTTGGGGACAATTGAACAAGTTGTGAATAAACCAAg GTTCAAGAAAGCAGCCGTTCGCATTGCCAAGATTATGAAAGACAAACCGCGCACACCATTAGAGACAACAGCAGACTGGATAGAATATGTACTGAGACATGGTGGAGCCCAGCATCTCAGAGCTCAAGTGTTTAACATCCATTGGTATCAATACTACTTAATTGACGTCATAGCTTTCCTTGTTTCTGTGGTTACCTTGGTTGTCATGGCGATATGGAAGACATGTAGATGCTTTTGTCGCCTGTGTTGTAAAAGGAATGGGACGAAATCGAAGAATGAGTGA